A section of the Oreochromis aureus strain Israel breed Guangdong linkage group 22, ZZ_aureus, whole genome shotgun sequence genome encodes:
- the LOC116311941 gene encoding forkhead box protein C2-like: MENQTGNLGTPLSLSDPASSAQKALLSNTTTYLAKIAIVLHDAPDKMLTFTQLMDKLTLFFSEDRKSIENNVRVCLSTNKCFVKVPIVPYSLNSKRNYWKLDLTQITAKMIRRHFRGILQLFPDLACEMQKENLSSRELEARRSVRIQREVKFRGPFSIDSLLKTDEHSAQNPGASPLSGAPLRVEQLPYYTPSKQDGTKRSFGWESEEPLTLKTAAVTSPIYLADGSSYFECGAVHPIKMTPAYPEATVFPRPTASYYATPHGSYATSLPAFMHDARGFWL; encoded by the exons ATGGAGAACCAGACAGGGAACTTGGGCACTCCGTTGTCTCTCTCAGATCCAGCCAGCAGTGCTCAGAAGGCTCTGCTCAGCAACACCACCACCTACCTGGCTAAGATTGCCATTGTTCTCCATGATGCTCCAGACAAGATGCTCACCTTTACTCAG CTGATGGACAAGCTGACCCTGTTCTTCTCTGAGGATCGAAAATCTATTGAGAACAACGTCAGAGTTTGTTTGTCAACAAACAAATGTTTTGTCAAG gttcCAATTGTGCCATATTCACTCAATAGTAAGAGAAACTACTGGAAGTTGGATTTGACTCAGATCACAGCGAAGATGATACGTCGGCACTTCAGAGGCATCCTGCAGCTCTTCCCCGATCTGGCCTGTGAGATGCAAAAGGAAAACCTGAGCTCCCGTGAACTTGAAGCTCGCAGATCTGTTCGTATCCAGCGTGAGGTGAAGTTCAGAGGTCCTTTCTCCATTGATTCCCTCCTAAAAACTGATGAACACTCTGCTCAGAACCCCGGAGCTTCTCCTCTCTCTGGTGCTCCTCTCAGAGTGGAACAGCTGCCTTATTATACACCATCCAAACAAGATGGAACAAAGAGAAGCTTCGGCTGGGAATCTGAGGAGCCTCTTACCCTAAAAACTGCAGCAGTAACTTCCCCCATCTACTTAGCTGATGGCAGCAGTTATTTTGAATGTGGAGCTGTTCACCCCATCAAGATGACGCCTGCTTACCCTGAGGCCACAGTCTTCCCCAGACCCACTGCCTCCTATTACGCCACCCCACATGGCAGTTATGCAACATCTCTACCAGCATTCATGCATGATGCTCGAGGTTTTTGGTTGTAA
- the LOC116312113 gene encoding uncharacterized protein LOC116312113, translated as MQNKDEKSGDDKSVTDLSNPLSAFCSNNTTYLAKIAIILQYSPHKMLTFTQIKNKISVIDKDERNAYNNIRWYLTGYKCFVKILVPGTMNRELVYWTLDCRQITTEMVHEHFLEILHLFPVLASRLETKNLSCPPRPLHSLEPAPRSTVQIKPKVKFNGPFSIDSILKRDGTSAQAVTPTLRLPVRVEHFIQPTQRRTGTKRCFGWDTDQPLILQASAGSSPVCTGGGSTHHWATAYGTTTPVKRIPVYAVPSLQVPPVFTGPQSSGLTYTLPALTPGVPRF; from the exons ATGCAGAACAAAGATGAGAAGTCTGGAGATGACAAATCTGTGACTGATCTATCTAACCCTCTGAGTGCGTTCTGTAGCAATAATACCACTTATCTGGCTAAGATTGCCATCATTCTCCAGTATTCTCCACATAAGATGCTGACTTTTACTCAG aTAAAAAACAAGATTTCAGTGATTGATAAGGATGAAAGGAATGCTTACAACAACATCAGATGGTATTTAACAGGTTACAAATGTTTTGTCAAG ATTCTAGTTCCAGGCACAATGAATCGTGAGCTTGTGTACTGGACGCTGGACTGCAGGCAGATAACAACAGAGATGGTGCATGAACACTTCTTGGAAATTCTCCACCTCTTCCCTGTTCTGGCCTCCAGACTGGAGACCAAGAACCTGAGCTGTCCGCCTCGGCCTCTCCACTCTCTAGAGCCCGCACCACGCAGTACTGTTCAGATCAAACCTAAGGTGAAGTTTAATGGCCCTTTCTCTATTGACTCAATCCTGAAGAGAGACGGCACCTCTGCTCAAGCCGTAACTCCCACACTCCGTCTGCCAGTCCGGGTGGAGCACTTTATTCAGCCTACGCAGCGACGAACTGGGACAAAAAGGTGCTTCGGCTGGGACACGGATCAGCCTCTCATCCTACAAGCTTCAGCTGGAAGTTCTCCTGTCTGCACGGGAGGGGGCAGCACACACCACTGGGCCACTGCTTATGGAACTACTACACCCGTCAAGCGGATACCTGTGTATGCTGTTCCCTCACTCCAGGTTCCCCCTGTGTTCACCGGCCCGCAGAGCAGTGGCCTCACTTACACCCTTCCAGCACTTACCCCCGGTGTTCCCCGTTTttga